One Archangium lipolyticum DNA segment encodes these proteins:
- a CDS encoding sensor histidine kinase, with the protein MTTGHAEDLLDIAPCGFFSFTDEGTLVVVNDTLLGMLGYTRDELVGSHVETILTLASRLFYQTHFFPLLRMQGKAEEISLSLSSKGRESVPVLLSAVRREREGKVVNHCALLSVRERGKYEDELLRAKREAEEALRSNEQLVQARQELQLRAQELDQQLHRLEQNNQELTRISTILAHDLREPMRKLSVFASLFTKEDRQVLSLTGQRSLDRIKAESARMDRLLTALQQFVSLDMTDEPTEEVDLNDAVSSAQQMVSERTERGAPKVRSEPLPVIHGRRRQLVMLFYQLLDNAVKFRTPEVFPQVDIDFQVLQLNSFRAIKDKYRYVDFVRIVLEDNGVGFHGRYSDYVFEALRKLDTNSPGPGIGLAICRKVVESHGGSISAESEPGRGARFTILLPLEQ; encoded by the coding sequence ATGACGACCGGACACGCGGAAGATCTGCTCGACATCGCGCCCTGCGGTTTCTTCTCGTTCACCGATGAGGGAACCCTCGTGGTCGTCAACGACACGTTGCTGGGCATGCTGGGATATACCCGCGACGAGCTGGTAGGCAGCCACGTGGAGACGATCCTGACACTGGCGAGCCGCCTGTTCTACCAGACCCATTTCTTCCCGCTGCTCCGGATGCAGGGCAAGGCGGAGGAGATCTCCCTCTCGCTGAGCTCGAAGGGCCGCGAATCCGTTCCCGTGCTCCTCAGCGCCGTGCGCAGGGAGCGCGAGGGAAAGGTCGTCAATCACTGCGCGCTCCTTTCGGTGCGCGAGCGTGGGAAGTACGAGGACGAGCTGCTGAGGGCGAAGCGGGAGGCGGAGGAGGCGCTGCGCAGCAACGAGCAGCTGGTCCAGGCCCGGCAGGAGTTGCAACTGCGGGCCCAGGAGCTCGACCAGCAGCTCCACCGGCTGGAGCAGAACAACCAGGAGCTCACGCGCATCAGCACCATCCTGGCGCATGATCTGCGGGAGCCGATGCGCAAGCTCTCCGTGTTCGCGTCCCTCTTCACGAAGGAGGACCGGCAGGTGCTGTCCCTGACGGGCCAGCGCTCGTTGGATCGGATCAAGGCGGAGAGCGCGCGCATGGATCGGCTGCTCACGGCGCTCCAGCAGTTCGTGTCGCTGGACATGACCGATGAGCCGACCGAGGAGGTGGACCTGAATGACGCGGTGAGCAGCGCTCAGCAGATGGTGTCGGAGAGGACCGAGCGGGGCGCGCCGAAGGTGCGGAGCGAGCCGCTCCCGGTGATCCACGGCCGGCGCCGGCAGCTGGTGATGTTGTTCTACCAGCTGCTCGACAACGCGGTGAAGTTCCGCACCCCCGAGGTGTTCCCGCAGGTCGACATCGACTTCCAGGTGCTCCAGCTCAACAGCTTCCGGGCGATCAAGGACAAGTACCGCTACGTCGATTTCGTGCGGATCGTGCTCGAGGACAACGGAGTCGGGTTCCACGGCCGCTACAGCGATTACGTGTTCGAGGCGCTGAGGAAGTTGGACACGAACAGCCCGGGCCCTGGAATCGGTCTGGCCATCTGCCGCAAGGTGGTGGAGAGCCACGGCGGCTCCATCTCGGCCGAGTCGGAGCCGGGCCGCGGGGCCAGGTTCACGATCCTGCTGCCGCTGGAGCAGTGA
- a CDS encoding bifunctional metallophosphatase/5'-nucleotidase, whose product MHPSRLLLALGALVASGCASAPRLAESQTPPAQTQAVKAPAEPVRLTLVGTNDFHGWLMPHTTTLAGGLELREGGAAVFAGYVARLRADNPDGVLLLDAGDLFQGTLASNLTEGASVVDVYNQLGYAAAALGNHEFDYGPAGPKAVPGPGEDPFGALVARIRQARFPLLSVNVREAASGQHPAWFGNDGTLLVTLKGVKVGVIGLTTPSTPRIVNPALVSTLRFDDMVPATLEAAKRLRAQGAEVVVGVAHAGGKCADLSNPRDTSSCDRKDGEIYELVESLPPGTLDVVFAGHTHQAMGHFFGDVPVLSTWGLGRSFGVVELFVDPESRKVLTERTRLQAAIPVCAQVDEKTGSCDPRKLKEAGATVRLVAPTFLGGPVVADKEVEALVAPVLARVEEEQRRPLGVTVTAPLGRNYENESALGDVLTDSLREMEKVDVALLNSGGLRANLKAGPLTYGDLYEVLPFDNTVAIVTVTGDELRRLLVAAYGTGSGVFQQSGLKVKLARCAGPERLRDVTLANGKPLEPKRLYRVVLPDFLARGAAGLGTVLSQVPPERIDLGLGREQILRDALATWWKSRGAPISAPATGRISFVEGGECASKGPAAPRSVRP is encoded by the coding sequence ATGCATCCCTCTCGACTCCTCCTCGCGCTGGGGGCCCTCGTGGCCTCCGGTTGCGCCAGCGCTCCGCGTCTCGCGGAGTCTCAGACTCCTCCCGCCCAGACCCAGGCCGTGAAGGCCCCCGCCGAGCCCGTGCGGCTCACCCTGGTGGGCACCAACGACTTCCACGGCTGGTTGATGCCCCACACCACCACCCTGGCCGGCGGCCTGGAGCTGCGGGAGGGTGGGGCGGCCGTCTTCGCCGGCTACGTGGCCCGGCTGCGCGCGGACAACCCGGACGGCGTGCTGCTGCTGGACGCGGGTGACCTCTTCCAGGGGACGCTCGCCTCCAACCTCACCGAGGGCGCTTCGGTCGTCGACGTCTACAACCAGCTGGGCTACGCCGCCGCCGCGCTCGGCAACCACGAGTTCGACTACGGGCCGGCGGGTCCCAAGGCGGTGCCCGGGCCGGGAGAGGATCCCTTCGGGGCGCTCGTCGCGCGCATCCGCCAGGCGCGCTTCCCGCTGCTCTCCGTCAACGTCCGCGAGGCCGCTTCCGGCCAGCATCCCGCGTGGTTCGGCAATGACGGCACGCTGCTGGTGACGCTCAAGGGCGTGAAGGTGGGAGTCATCGGCCTCACCACGCCCTCCACCCCCCGCATCGTCAACCCCGCGCTCGTGTCCACCCTGCGCTTCGACGACATGGTGCCCGCCACGCTGGAGGCCGCGAAGCGCCTGCGCGCCCAGGGCGCCGAGGTGGTGGTGGGGGTCGCCCACGCCGGTGGCAAGTGCGCCGATCTCTCCAACCCACGTGACACCTCGAGCTGTGACCGGAAGGACGGGGAGATCTACGAGCTCGTCGAGTCGCTGCCGCCGGGCACCCTGGACGTCGTCTTCGCCGGCCACACCCACCAGGCCATGGGTCACTTCTTCGGGGACGTGCCCGTCCTGTCCACCTGGGGCCTGGGCCGCTCCTTCGGTGTGGTGGAGCTCTTCGTGGACCCGGAGAGCCGCAAGGTGCTGACCGAGCGCACCCGTCTCCAGGCCGCCATCCCCGTGTGCGCCCAGGTGGACGAGAAGACGGGCAGCTGCGACCCGCGCAAGCTGAAGGAGGCCGGCGCCACGGTGCGGCTCGTGGCCCCCACCTTCCTCGGAGGGCCCGTGGTGGCGGACAAGGAGGTGGAGGCGCTCGTGGCCCCCGTGCTCGCGCGCGTGGAGGAGGAGCAGCGCCGGCCGCTCGGCGTCACCGTCACCGCGCCCCTGGGGCGCAACTACGAGAACGAGAGCGCGCTCGGCGACGTCCTCACGGACTCGCTGCGGGAGATGGAGAAGGTGGACGTGGCCCTGCTCAACTCCGGCGGCCTGCGCGCCAACCTGAAGGCGGGGCCGCTCACCTATGGCGACCTCTACGAGGTGTTGCCCTTCGACAACACGGTGGCCATCGTCACCGTCACCGGGGACGAGCTGCGGCGCCTGCTGGTGGCCGCCTATGGCACGGGCAGTGGCGTCTTCCAGCAGTCCGGGCTGAAGGTGAAGCTCGCGCGCTGCGCCGGCCCCGAGCGCCTGCGTGACGTCACCCTGGCCAATGGCAAGCCGCTCGAGCCCAAGCGCCTGTACCGGGTGGTGCTGCCGGACTTCCTGGCCCGAGGCGCCGCTGGACTTGGCACCGTGCTGTCCCAGGTCCCCCCCGAGCGTATCGACCTGGGCCTCGGCCGCGAGCAGATCCTCCGTGACGCGCTCGCCACATGGTGGAAGAGCCGCGGCGCGCCCATCTCGGCGCCCGCTACAGGCCGCATCAGCTTCGTGGAGGGCGGTGAGTGCGCCTCCAAGGGCCCCGCGGCGCCCCGCTCCGTGCGGCCTTGA
- a CDS encoding alpha/beta fold hydrolase, translating into MLFAHGFGCDQHMWRFVSPAFEDDYRVILFDYVGSGRSDLRAYNAERYSDLNGYAQDILDICEALELEDVILVGHSVSSMIGLLASIKEPRRFQRLVFVSPSPRYINDAPDYVGGFERKDIEELLDTMDKNYIGWASFLAPTIMQNGDRPELSDELRDSFCSTDPNIARRFAQVTFFSDNRKDLPKLTVPSLILQCSEDLIAPREVGEYLHRHVPGSTLRVMKATGHCPHMSAPEETIGLIKDYLGSPCVP; encoded by the coding sequence ATGCTGTTCGCGCACGGTTTTGGCTGCGATCAGCACATGTGGCGCTTCGTGAGCCCCGCCTTCGAGGATGACTACCGGGTCATCCTGTTCGACTACGTCGGCTCGGGCCGGTCGGATCTCCGCGCGTACAACGCCGAGCGCTACTCCGATCTGAACGGCTACGCGCAGGACATCCTCGACATCTGCGAGGCCCTGGAGCTGGAGGACGTCATCCTCGTCGGGCACTCCGTCAGCAGCATGATCGGGCTGCTGGCCTCCATCAAGGAGCCCAGGCGCTTCCAGCGCCTCGTCTTCGTGAGCCCCTCGCCCCGCTACATCAACGACGCTCCGGACTACGTCGGCGGCTTCGAGCGCAAGGACATCGAGGAGCTGCTGGACACGATGGACAAGAACTACATCGGCTGGGCGAGCTTCCTGGCCCCGACGATCATGCAGAACGGGGACAGGCCGGAGCTGAGCGACGAGCTCCGGGACAGCTTCTGCTCCACGGATCCGAACATCGCCCGGCGGTTCGCGCAGGTGACGTTCTTCTCGGACAACCGGAAGGATCTGCCCAAGCTCACCGTGCCCTCGCTCATCCTCCAGTGCTCGGAGGATCTGATCGCGCCGAGGGAGGTGGGCGAGTATCTCCACCGCCACGTGCCGGGCAGCACGCTGCGGGTCATGAAGGCCACGGGCCACTGCCCGCACATGAGTGCCCCCGAGGAGACGATCGGCCTCATCAAGGACTACCTGGGCTCCCCATGCGTGCCGTGA
- a CDS encoding Hsp70 family protein — MARYAIGIDLGTTHSAVSYFNLEEARPRGAAQSMLPIPQLTAPGTVEARPLLPSFLYLPSGQEFPQGSLALPWNPAATSIAGEFARAHGAKVPTRLVSSAKSWLSHPGVDRRAALLPWQAPEEVQRVSPVEASTRYLRHLREAWDHTFARTKEDAGNAMASQDVIITVPASFDAAARDLTLEAARAAGLENIILLEEPQAALYAWLEAQGEAFRKRVKVGEVILVVDVGGGTTDFSLITVRDRAGDVELTRVAVGDHILLGGDNMDLALAHTLNQRLTAEGKKLDAWQFNALTYGCRMAKETLYADPAMAKAPIAIPGRGSSLIGGTLRTELAREDLDRVLTDGFFPPSPATELPRMARRTGLAQMALPYAQDPAVTRHLAAFLTRQAQALANSPDSPVDVGGKSFIHPTAVLFNGGVFKAGPLKARVMEVLNSWLTADGGQPAQELSGADLDLSVARGAAYYGWVRQGHGLRIRGGTARAYYVGVETAMPAVPGMEPPVKALCVAPFGMEEGTQADVPPQEFGLVTGEPTSFRFFASSVRRDDKVGVMVDDVDGDEFEELAPIETTLPGTPTPFGDLTPVNLQAAVTEVGTLELRCLQKDGPGKWKLELNVRMKE, encoded by the coding sequence ATGGCCCGATACGCGATTGGAATCGATCTCGGCACCACGCACTCCGCGGTCTCCTACTTCAACCTGGAGGAGGCCAGGCCCCGGGGCGCCGCGCAGTCGATGCTGCCCATCCCGCAGCTGACGGCGCCCGGCACGGTGGAGGCCCGGCCGCTGCTCCCCTCCTTCCTCTACCTGCCGAGCGGCCAGGAGTTCCCCCAGGGCAGCCTCGCGCTGCCGTGGAACCCGGCGGCGACCAGCATCGCGGGTGAGTTCGCCCGCGCGCACGGCGCCAAGGTGCCCACCCGGCTGGTGTCCTCGGCGAAGAGCTGGCTGAGCCACCCGGGCGTGGACCGGCGCGCCGCCCTGCTGCCCTGGCAGGCGCCCGAGGAGGTGCAGCGCGTCTCGCCGGTGGAGGCCTCCACCCGCTACCTGCGCCACCTGCGCGAGGCGTGGGACCACACCTTCGCCCGGACGAAGGAGGACGCGGGCAACGCCATGGCCTCTCAGGACGTCATCATCACCGTCCCGGCCTCGTTCGACGCCGCCGCGCGCGACCTGACGCTCGAGGCCGCCCGGGCCGCGGGTTTGGAGAACATCATCCTCCTGGAGGAGCCGCAGGCGGCGCTCTACGCGTGGCTGGAGGCGCAGGGCGAGGCGTTCCGCAAGCGGGTGAAGGTGGGCGAGGTCATCCTCGTGGTGGACGTGGGCGGTGGTACCACGGACTTCTCGCTCATCACCGTGAGGGACAGGGCGGGCGACGTGGAGCTCACGCGCGTGGCGGTGGGCGACCACATCCTCCTGGGCGGCGACAACATGGACCTGGCGCTGGCGCACACGCTCAACCAGCGCCTCACCGCCGAGGGCAAGAAGCTGGACGCCTGGCAGTTCAACGCCCTCACCTACGGCTGCCGCATGGCCAAGGAGACCCTGTACGCGGACCCGGCCATGGCGAAGGCACCCATCGCCATTCCGGGCCGGGGCTCGTCGCTCATCGGCGGCACGCTGCGCACGGAGCTGGCCCGCGAGGACCTGGACCGTGTCCTCACCGATGGCTTCTTCCCGCCCTCCCCCGCCACGGAGTTGCCGCGCATGGCCCGGCGCACGGGCCTCGCGCAGATGGCGCTGCCGTACGCCCAGGACCCGGCGGTGACGAGGCACCTGGCCGCCTTCCTCACCCGTCAGGCGCAGGCGCTGGCCAACTCGCCGGACTCGCCGGTGGACGTGGGCGGCAAGTCCTTCATCCACCCCACCGCCGTGCTCTTCAACGGTGGCGTCTTCAAGGCGGGCCCGCTCAAGGCCCGGGTGATGGAGGTGCTCAACTCGTGGCTCACCGCGGATGGTGGCCAGCCGGCCCAGGAGCTGTCGGGCGCGGACCTGGACCTGTCCGTGGCACGCGGCGCGGCCTACTACGGCTGGGTGCGGCAGGGCCACGGCCTGCGCATCCGCGGCGGCACGGCGCGCGCCTACTACGTGGGCGTGGAGACGGCGATGCCCGCGGTGCCCGGCATGGAGCCCCCCGTGAAGGCCCTGTGCGTGGCCCCCTTCGGCATGGAGGAGGGCACCCAGGCGGACGTGCCTCCGCAGGAGTTCGGCCTCGTCACCGGCGAGCCCACCAGCTTCCGCTTCTTCGCCTCGTCCGTGCGGCGCGACGACAAGGTGGGAGTCATGGTGGACGACGTGGACGGCGACGAGTTCGAGGAGCTCGCCCCCATCGAGACGACGCTCCCGGGCACGCCCACGCCCTTCGGGGACCTCACACCCGTCAACCTCCAGGCGGCCGTCACCGAGGTGGGCACGCTGGAGCTGCGCTGCCTGCAGAAGGACGGCCCCGGGAAGTGGAAGCTGGAGCTCAACGTCCGCATGAAGGAGTAG
- a CDS encoding Hsp70 family protein, whose protein sequence is MHIVGIDLGTTHCAVASVDPSKGPAAPVEDFPVPQLVRQGEVSPRSLLPSCVYVPAGHELAAGSLRLPWGESGPHVVGELARWQGARVPGRVVTSAKSWLCHPGVDRSAPILPWGAPADVAKVSPVEASALLLQHMAQAWNHAHPDAPLAQQEVVITVPASFDEAARALTVSAARKAGLEKFTLLEEPQAAFYDYTARHRKDLAKSLETVRLVLVVDVGGGTTDFTLVHAGVSPEGPMLRRLAVGEHLMLGGDNMDAALARRVEEKLFPDGNRRLSATQWTQAIQAARTAKEALLGSSPPERYGVSLVAEGSRLLGGSLSTELTREEAEAIVMDGFFPRSGSNERPRRVSRMALQELGLPYAQDAAITRHLAAFLAQHAAAGFAALGETAPAEGALPRPDAILLNGGVFNSPQLSERLVEAVSAWWPGAPRIRLLKHESLELAVARGAAYYGLVRRGHGLRIGGGAARAYYVSLQRAADSAEQPVLCLIPRGFEEGNQVDIGERSFTLTLGRPVQFTLHSTTSDRIDKPGDVVALTEDLKPLPPIHTVLKGTSGKTAEVPVHLQAGLTEIGTLELFAVSNVADERWRLEFELRGTGGERELTVTESMPARFAEAKENVERVYGNKPLPIGPKDVKQLSRTLEKVLGPKETWRVPVLRELWSSLFAGASKRRRTADHERVFYSLTGFTLRPGFGYPLDHWRAEQTFSLFDPLVQHHTEKSVWIEFWVMWRRMAGGLSEAQQRKLYDYLKPHLARRVPPETSQPQTKQKGIQPEGLDEMVRTAASLEHIAPEDKAELGGWVAARLKAENKSGGPWAWALGRLGARVPLYGSGHKVVDVEVAESWLSLLLELGLERIDGAQFAAAQLARLTGDRTRDISPELRARAAQALRKSKASDTWVRMVTEVVALEAADEARALGDTLPAGLRL, encoded by the coding sequence ATGCACATCGTCGGCATCGACCTCGGAACCACCCATTGCGCCGTCGCCTCGGTGGACCCCTCGAAGGGGCCCGCCGCACCCGTGGAGGACTTCCCCGTCCCCCAGCTGGTGCGCCAGGGCGAGGTGAGCCCGCGCTCGCTGCTGCCCTCGTGCGTCTACGTGCCCGCCGGACATGAGCTCGCCGCCGGGTCGCTCCGCCTCCCCTGGGGCGAGAGCGGCCCGCACGTGGTGGGCGAGCTCGCCCGCTGGCAGGGCGCCCGGGTGCCGGGCCGGGTGGTGACGTCGGCGAAGAGCTGGCTGTGCCACCCGGGCGTGGACCGCTCGGCGCCCATCCTCCCGTGGGGCGCTCCGGCGGACGTGGCGAAGGTGTCCCCGGTGGAGGCGAGCGCCCTGCTCCTCCAGCACATGGCCCAGGCGTGGAACCACGCCCACCCGGACGCGCCGCTCGCCCAGCAGGAGGTGGTCATCACCGTGCCCGCCTCCTTCGACGAGGCGGCGCGAGCCCTCACGGTGAGTGCCGCGCGCAAGGCGGGCCTGGAAAAGTTCACCCTCCTGGAGGAGCCGCAGGCGGCCTTCTACGACTACACGGCGCGCCACCGGAAGGACCTGGCGAAGTCGCTGGAGACGGTGCGGCTGGTGCTGGTGGTGGACGTGGGCGGCGGCACCACGGACTTCACCCTGGTGCACGCGGGCGTGTCCCCCGAGGGCCCCATGCTGCGGCGGCTCGCGGTGGGCGAGCACCTGATGCTCGGCGGCGACAACATGGACGCCGCGCTGGCCAGGCGCGTGGAGGAGAAGCTCTTCCCGGATGGCAACCGGCGCCTGTCCGCCACGCAGTGGACGCAGGCCATCCAGGCCGCCCGCACCGCCAAGGAGGCGCTGCTGGGCTCCAGCCCGCCCGAGCGCTACGGCGTGTCACTGGTGGCCGAGGGCAGCCGGCTGCTGGGAGGTTCGCTGTCCACGGAGCTGACGCGCGAGGAGGCGGAGGCCATCGTCATGGATGGCTTCTTCCCGCGCTCGGGCTCGAACGAGCGTCCGCGACGCGTGTCGCGCATGGCGCTCCAGGAGCTGGGGCTCCCGTACGCGCAGGACGCGGCCATCACCCGTCACCTGGCGGCCTTCCTCGCGCAGCACGCGGCGGCGGGCTTCGCGGCGCTCGGGGAGACGGCGCCCGCGGAAGGTGCCCTGCCCCGCCCGGACGCCATCCTGCTCAATGGCGGTGTCTTCAACTCGCCCCAGCTGTCCGAGCGGCTGGTGGAGGCGGTGAGCGCCTGGTGGCCGGGAGCCCCGCGCATCCGGCTGCTGAAGCACGAGTCACTGGAGCTGGCGGTGGCGCGCGGCGCGGCCTACTACGGGCTGGTGCGGCGCGGGCACGGCCTGCGCATCGGCGGTGGCGCGGCGCGGGCGTACTACGTGTCCCTGCAACGGGCGGCGGACAGCGCGGAGCAGCCGGTGCTGTGCCTCATCCCGCGAGGCTTCGAGGAGGGCAACCAGGTCGACATCGGCGAGCGCTCCTTCACGCTCACGCTGGGGCGCCCGGTGCAGTTCACGCTGCACTCCACCACGAGCGACCGCATCGACAAGCCGGGCGACGTGGTGGCGCTGACGGAGGACCTGAAGCCGCTGCCGCCGATCCACACGGTGCTCAAGGGGACTTCGGGGAAGACGGCGGAGGTGCCGGTGCACCTGCAGGCGGGGCTCACGGAGATCGGCACGCTGGAGCTCTTCGCCGTGTCGAACGTGGCGGACGAGCGCTGGCGGTTGGAGTTCGAGCTGCGGGGCACGGGTGGCGAGCGCGAGCTGACCGTCACCGAGTCCATGCCCGCGCGCTTCGCCGAGGCGAAGGAGAACGTCGAGCGGGTGTACGGGAACAAGCCGCTGCCCATTGGTCCAAAGGACGTGAAGCAGCTGTCGCGCACGCTGGAGAAGGTGCTGGGCCCGAAGGAGACGTGGCGGGTGCCGGTGCTGCGCGAGCTGTGGAGCTCCCTGTTCGCGGGAGCGTCGAAGCGGCGCCGCACGGCGGACCACGAGCGCGTCTTCTACAGCCTGACGGGCTTCACGCTGCGGCCGGGCTTCGGCTACCCGCTGGACCACTGGCGGGCGGAGCAGACGTTCTCGCTGTTCGACCCGCTGGTGCAGCACCACACCGAGAAGTCGGTCTGGATCGAGTTCTGGGTGATGTGGCGGCGGATGGCGGGCGGACTGAGCGAGGCGCAGCAGCGCAAGCTGTACGACTACCTGAAGCCGCACCTGGCGCGGAGGGTGCCGCCGGAGACGTCGCAGCCGCAGACGAAGCAGAAGGGCATCCAGCCCGAGGGCCTGGACGAGATGGTGCGCACGGCGGCCTCGCTGGAGCACATCGCGCCGGAGGACAAGGCGGAGCTGGGGGGCTGGGTGGCGGCACGGCTGAAGGCGGAGAACAAGAGCGGCGGCCCCTGGGCATGGGCGCTGGGACGGCTGGGCGCGCGGGTGCCGCTGTACGGCAGCGGCCACAAGGTGGTGGACGTGGAGGTGGCGGAGTCCTGGCTGTCCCTGCTGCTGGAGCTGGGCCTCGAGCGCATCGACGGGGCGCAGTTCGCGGCGGCGCAGCTCGCGCGGCTCACGGGAGACCGGACGCGGGACATCAGCCCCGAGCTGCGAGCCAGGGCCGCCCAGGCGCTGCGCAAGTCGAAGGCGTCCGACACCTGGGTACGGATGGTGACGGAAGTGGTGGCGCTCGAGGCCGCGGATGAAGCACGGGCCCTGGGCGACACGCTCCCGGCGGGCCTGCGCCTGTAG
- a CDS encoding myxosortase-dependent phytase-like phosphatase: MRLRTFLSLAVLLTGLPVLAQQAVQVQPSAETVQVLGGGTAVQGATLWVHPTDPASSLLLVADNQAGLLLYQLDGTLRAQLAEGGALGVDVQEGFPVGGIAQPLVMVANQTLQALVGYVVEPSTLQFRRAGLTPITPQGFIPSNVALYASPTTGRFFAFAGGATGVVQQFELTAQTDGGVVSNPVRTLNVGGAVVGLAVDDAQRTLYVVQQGVGIWQYGAEPDTADARTSVDAVTGGGLSQPLGGVALYKASGVRGYLLAASGGDNSVRIYERAPSAHTFRGSVTLAADGGIDAVDRPRFVVASNLALGSRFPLGMVAVHDSANFTGNENFKLVPWPAIANAFTTPLVVDTAPGNGTGTGDGGTPDAGVDGGGGTGGIGPPVGRPGEMPDGVERPEGPSCYCASVSVPGSVLFVLAGVLLLSRRRRGA, encoded by the coding sequence GTGCGTTTGCGAACATTCCTTTCCCTGGCCGTCCTGCTCACCGGCCTGCCCGTGCTCGCCCAGCAGGCGGTCCAGGTGCAGCCTTCGGCGGAGACGGTGCAGGTGCTCGGCGGAGGGACCGCGGTCCAGGGCGCGACCCTCTGGGTGCACCCGACGGATCCGGCCAGCAGCCTGCTGCTGGTGGCGGACAACCAGGCCGGGCTGCTCCTCTACCAGCTCGACGGCACCCTGCGGGCGCAGCTCGCCGAGGGGGGCGCGCTGGGCGTGGATGTGCAGGAGGGCTTTCCGGTGGGGGGCATCGCCCAACCGCTGGTGATGGTGGCCAACCAGACCCTCCAGGCGCTGGTGGGCTACGTCGTGGAGCCCTCGACGCTCCAGTTCCGCAGGGCCGGGCTGACGCCCATCACCCCCCAGGGCTTCATTCCCAGCAACGTGGCCCTGTACGCGAGCCCCACCACCGGGCGCTTCTTCGCCTTCGCGGGTGGCGCGACGGGCGTCGTCCAGCAGTTCGAGCTCACCGCCCAGACGGATGGCGGAGTGGTGTCCAACCCGGTCCGCACCTTGAACGTGGGGGGCGCCGTGGTGGGCCTGGCGGTGGACGATGCCCAGCGCACGCTCTACGTCGTCCAGCAGGGCGTGGGCATCTGGCAGTACGGCGCGGAGCCCGACACCGCGGATGCGCGGACCTCGGTGGATGCCGTCACGGGAGGCGGGCTCTCCCAGCCCCTGGGCGGCGTGGCGCTCTACAAGGCTTCCGGAGTCCGGGGCTATCTGCTGGCGGCGAGCGGGGGCGACAACTCCGTGCGCATCTACGAGCGAGCGCCCTCCGCGCATACCTTCCGGGGCAGCGTCACCCTCGCCGCGGATGGCGGGATCGATGCCGTGGATCGTCCGCGCTTCGTGGTGGCGAGCAACCTCGCCCTGGGCAGCCGCTTCCCCTTGGGGATGGTGGCCGTGCACGACAGCGCCAACTTCACCGGCAACGAGAACTTCAAGCTCGTCCCGTGGCCGGCGATCGCCAACGCGTTCACCACGCCCCTGGTCGTGGACACCGCTCCCGGGAACGGAACGGGGACTGGGGACGGGGGCACGCCGGACGCGGGCGTGGACGGGGGCGGTGGTACGGGTGGCATCGGACCGCCGGTCGGCCGTCCGGGCGAGATGCCGGACGGCGTCGAACGGCCCGAGGGCCCCAGTTGCTACTGCGCCTCGGTGTCCGTGCCGGGCTCGGTGCTGTTCGTGCTGGCGGGCGTGCTGCTGCTCTCGCGCCGGCGCCGCGGAGCCTGA
- a CDS encoding patatin-like phospholipase family protein codes for MERLDKADAVFEGGGVKGIGLVGAIEHMEERGVKFQNVVGTSAGAIAAALLAAGYSAAELGSIMAELDFRRFQDTSTMDRVPLVGPALSVLREKGLYEGIYFENWLRKLLADSPRKVHTFRDLHMEGEEPGSKYFYKLQVIAADVTRRKKLVLPRDIRDYGIDPEELDVARAVRMSMSIPFFFEPVRLKYGQDITCYIVDGGVLSNFPVDILDDGTANPQWPTFGFKLVDRVQEDGRATEEPSRIRGPLSLFRALFSTMMEAHDARYIQQKNFDRTIAIPTLGVKTTQFGISQELSHALRLEGREAARRFLETWNFEQWIQKHRIPEVLALRAAEATARTFGSSEPVPAVM; via the coding sequence ATGGAGCGGTTGGACAAGGCGGATGCGGTATTCGAAGGCGGGGGCGTCAAGGGAATCGGGCTGGTGGGCGCGATCGAGCACATGGAGGAGCGCGGCGTGAAGTTCCAGAACGTCGTGGGCACCTCGGCCGGCGCCATCGCCGCGGCGCTCCTGGCCGCGGGGTACTCGGCCGCTGAACTGGGCTCCATCATGGCGGAGCTCGACTTCCGGCGTTTCCAGGACACGAGCACCATGGACCGGGTGCCACTGGTCGGCCCGGCGCTGAGCGTGCTGCGCGAGAAGGGCCTCTACGAGGGGATCTACTTCGAGAACTGGCTGCGCAAGCTGCTGGCCGACTCCCCCCGCAAGGTCCACACCTTCCGGGATCTGCACATGGAGGGCGAGGAGCCCGGCTCGAAGTACTTCTACAAGCTCCAGGTCATCGCCGCCGACGTCACCCGGCGCAAGAAGCTCGTCCTGCCCCGGGACATCCGGGACTACGGCATCGATCCCGAGGAGCTCGACGTGGCGCGGGCGGTGCGCATGAGCATGAGCATCCCCTTCTTCTTCGAGCCCGTCCGGCTCAAGTACGGCCAGGACATCACCTGCTACATCGTGGACGGTGGTGTGCTCAGCAACTTCCCGGTCGACATCCTCGACGACGGGACGGCGAATCCCCAATGGCCCACCTTCGGTTTCAAGCTGGTGGACCGGGTGCAGGAGGACGGCCGGGCCACGGAGGAACCGAGCCGCATCCGCGGTCCCCTCTCCCTCTTCCGGGCACTGTTCTCCACCATGATGGAGGCGCACGACGCGCGCTACATCCAGCAGAAGAACTTCGATCGCACCATCGCCATCCCCACCCTGGGCGTGAAGACCACGCAGTTCGGCATCAGCCAGGAGCTGAGCCATGCCCTGCGGCTCGAGGGCCGGGAGGCCGCGAGGCGGTTCCTCGAGACGTGGAACTTCGAGCAGTGGATCCAGAAGCACCGCATCCCCGAGGTCCTGGCCCTGAGGGCAGCGGAGGCCACCGCGCGCACCTTCGGAAGTTCCGAGCCGGTACCCGCGGTGATGTGA